A stretch of the Tardiphaga sp. 709 genome encodes the following:
- a CDS encoding ABC transporter substrate-binding protein has translation MIDRRNLLKYSLIGAAAAPFAGLGGPAFAAGRKVLVSEAIRLGMYASLYVAADKSLFAKHGLDTDLSTAGGIALPVPILLSGRGQIGVTSPGMSVNATREGGKIKNIAKIVGGVSMWGMTRPDTKITTIDDLRGKTIATLKFPSSTIQVPTYAMKTVGKFDPKEAGVTFLELPPGAQAAAVKDGRADIATAFEWDISIGAEQFGLVPSLSFADLLGPLCFTTAMTTEDVIASNPEALQGFCNAIAEAQKMMHENNAVFTEVAEKYFPKVSPSVVGNATKNFFGSKTAIPKNPTISVEEWDRAMLLEQGGGAVSTTLPYAQMVDNRFAEKATKEFGLA, from the coding sequence TGGTGTCCGAAGCCATCCGGCTCGGCATGTATGCCTCGCTCTATGTCGCCGCCGACAAAAGCTTGTTCGCCAAGCATGGCCTCGACACCGACCTGTCGACCGCGGGCGGCATCGCTCTGCCGGTGCCGATCCTGCTGTCCGGCCGTGGCCAGATCGGCGTCACCAGCCCTGGCATGTCCGTTAATGCCACCCGTGAAGGCGGCAAGATCAAGAATATCGCCAAGATCGTCGGCGGCGTGTCGATGTGGGGAATGACCCGCCCGGACACCAAGATCACTACCATCGATGATCTCCGCGGCAAGACCATCGCGACGCTGAAATTTCCGTCCTCGACGATCCAGGTCCCGACTTACGCGATGAAGACGGTCGGCAAGTTCGACCCCAAGGAAGCCGGCGTCACCTTCCTGGAATTGCCGCCGGGCGCCCAGGCCGCAGCCGTCAAAGATGGCCGTGCCGACATCGCCACCGCATTCGAATGGGACATCAGCATCGGCGCCGAACAGTTTGGCCTCGTACCGTCGCTATCATTTGCCGATCTGCTTGGTCCGCTGTGTTTCACGACGGCCATGACCACCGAAGACGTGATCGCCTCCAACCCGGAGGCGCTGCAAGGCTTCTGTAACGCCATCGCCGAGGCGCAGAAGATGATGCACGAGAACAACGCCGTCTTCACCGAGGTTGCAGAGAAGTACTTTCCGAAAGTCTCGCCGTCGGTCGTCGGAAATGCGACGAAGAACTTCTTTGGCAGCAAGACGGCTATCCCGAAAAACCCGACCATCTCCGTCGAGGAATGGGATCGCGCGATGTTGCTCGAACAAGGCGGTGGCGCCGTCTCAACGACGCTTCCCTATGCACAAATGGTCGACAATCGCTTCGCCGAGAAAGCGACCAAAGAATTCGGATTGGCGTGA